From a single Nicotiana tomentosiformis chromosome 2, ASM39032v3, whole genome shotgun sequence genomic region:
- the LOC104098677 gene encoding serine acetyltransferase 2-like, with translation MACLGDDTWFALSQMRSASLTLQENSENFGPDNSAMGEYRLEKVFPVYAVGVSEPDPNLIVSVDNTASTVGDPIWDAVKLDAKLEAEKEPILSSFLYASILTHDCLERALSFVLSNRLQNPTLLATQLMDIFSDVIMHNRCIQCSIRLDLQACKDRDPSCLSYCSALLYLKGYHSLQTHRVAHALWKQGRKVLALALQSRVSEVFGVDIHPAAQIGEGILLDHATGIVIGETAVIGNRVSLMQGVTLGGTGKETGDRHPKIGQGALIGASATILGNIKIGEGAMVGAGSLVMKDVPPHSMVTGIPAKVIGYVDDQDPSLTMKHDASKEFFKQVAISCNEARSNGAVASERDDGAT, from the exons ATGGCTTGTTTGGGCGACGACACTTGGTTCGCTCTTTCTCAAATGCGCAGCGCCTCGTTAACCCTCCAAGAAAACTCAGAAAATTTTGGACCCGATAATTCAGCCATGGGAGAGTACCGCTTGGAAAAAGTCTTTCCAGTTTACGCTGTTGGAGTATCCGAGCCCGACCCGAACTTGATCGTCTCAGTTGACAATACAGCTTCTACTGTAGGTGACCCTATCTGGGATGCTGTTAAGCTTGACGCTAAGTTGGAG GCAGAGAAGGAGCCAATATTAAGCAGCTTCTTGTACGCGAGTATTTTGACTCATGATTGTTTGGAGCGGGCATTGAGTTTTGTTCTTTCCAACCGCTTGCAAAATCCTACACTTTTGGCAACGCAATTAATGGACATATTTTCTGATGTAATAATGCACAATAGGTGCATCCAATGTTCTATTCGACTTGATTTACAG GCATGTAAAGATAGGGATCCTTCTTGTTTGTCATACTGTTCTGCTCTTTTGTACCTTAAG GGTTATCATTCTTTACAAACACATCGAGTTGCACATGCATTATGGAAACAAGGGCGCAAAGTTTTGGCATTGGCATTGCAAAGTCGAGTTAGTGAG GTTTTTGGAGTTGATATACATCCAG CTGCCCAAATTGGAGAGGGAATTCTTCTGGATCATGCGACTGGTATTGTTATTGGTGAAACCGCTGTCATAGGGAATAGAGTTTCGCTAATGCAG GGGGTAACCTTAGGAGGAACTGGGAAAGAAACTGGTGACAGGCATCCCAAAATAGGTCAAGGTGCACTCATTGGAGCTAGTGCAACTATACTTGGAAATATAAAAATTGGGGAAGGTGCAATGGTTGGTGCTGGTTCCCTTGTAATGAAGGATGTCCCTCCCCACAG TATGGTGACAGGAATACCAGCAAAGGTGATTGGTTATGTAGATGATCAAGATCCATCTTTAACAATGAAGCATG ATGCCAGCAAGGAATTTTTTAAACAAGTAGCCATTAGCTGCAATGAAGCAAGATCTAACG GAGCTGTGGCTTCAGAGAGGGACGATGGTGCAACGTGA
- the LOC104098678 gene encoding protein GRIP isoform X1: protein MVKQFNPSYFEAKAETMEGDINSGAADNHSEDASKTEKQFNNFNIESNHVKENGIYDGYQHTGDSHDDLVQMLVELNFQNEYLKSQIVGWQNINLYSDESGQQVRVVGHENGASDNSFDLNEKIESLERELLEEKQTRGAAEEALKHVQTLYLEADTKVQELSAKVAEVQHKMDQEIKERDERYSELDSKFNRLHKRAKQRIQEVQKEKDDLEAQFRDVNEKSERAASQLSALQQELERSRQHAQEALKAMDMERQQLRSMNNKLRDNIEELRRSLAPKEIALEASQQALLEKEQKLEEMGALLQAADEKRQASLDDLSSKHQKQREILEAQITEALAERSKATETISSLRTLIAEKESKIAEMDAASSGEAARLRAAVETLKGDIIHLKSEHEKEKDSWETTCHSLRTKLEIAESNCIRAEIEVAKFRSQLESELSAQSQVLNAKEAELMATKEEISRIQSEFSSYKARAHALLQRKDAELAAARDNEQLKALEEALKEAEKEVMSVSSERDKALEDLKDTLANHEKELSDRDEALRATEQQIRSMEMKLNSAFSAHQKEKEAWEINLQNVEETWRLKCDAFKAESAVTSSDNVQKELEDLKLSCKKLKEELDSFRDLADKMIEEKDNEISRLLDDNENLRHKLQSKFFADHNGNSNAGVYDKQDAPNSTTSAAEQQILVLARQQAQREEELSQSQRHILALQEEIEELERENRLHNQQVAKLKEELRNMDRSQKREGVDMTYLKNVILKLLETGEVEALLPVVAMLLQFSPEEMRKCQQAYRSSIEAQASPAKDTSGSGTSLFSRFSFS, encoded by the exons ATGGTGAAACAATTTAATCCCTCCTACTTTGAGGCAAAAGCCGAAACAATGGAGGGAGATATTAATAGTGGGGCTGCAGATAATCACTCGGAAGATGCTAGCAAAACGGAGAAACAGTTCAATAACTTCAATATTGAGAGTAATCATGTAAAGGAGAACGGAATTTATGATGGTTATCAACATACAGGTGATAGCCATGATGATCTTGTACAAATGCTTGTTGAACTCAATTTCCAGAATGAATATCTGAAATCTCAGATTGTGGGGTGGCAAAACATCAACCTGTATTCTGATGAATCTGGCCAACAAGTGAGAGTAGTTGGGCATGAAAATGGggcaagtgataattcatttgatCTTAATGAGAAGATAGAATCCTTGGAGAGGGAACTTTTGGAGGAAAAACAAACACGAGGTGCGGCTGAGGAAGCACTAAAGCATGTTCAGACTCTATACTTAGAAGCAGACACAAAGGTCCAAGAGCTGTCTGCCAAAGTTGCTGAAG TACAACATAAGATGGATCAGGAAATAAAAGAACGTGATGAAAGGTACTCAGAGCTAGACTCAAAGTTCAACAGACTTCACAAACGAGCAAAGCAGCGCATTCAAGAGGTGCAGAAG GAAAAAGATGATCTTGAGGCCCAGTTTCGTGATGTCAATGAGAAATCCGAGCGTGCGGCTTCTCAACTGTCTGCATTGCAGCAAGAACTGGAACGCAGTCGACAACACGCTCAAGAGGCACTGAAAGCAATGGATATGGAGAGACAACAGTTACGAAGTATGAACAACAA GCTCAGAGACAACATTGAAGAGCTGCGCCGTTCTTTGGCACCAAAAGAAATTGCTCTGGAGGCATCACAGCAGGCGCTTTTAGAGAAAGAGCAG AAATTAGAAGAGATGGGAGCATTGCTGCAGGCAGCAGATGAGAAGAGGCAAGCTTCACTTGATGACCTCTCTTCAAAGCACCAGAAG CAAAGAGAGATTCTGGAAGCCCAAATTACTGAGGCATTGGCTGAAAGAAGCAAAGCAACTGAAACAATCTCATCCCTACGG ACTCTGATTGCGGAGAAGGAGTCTAAGATTGCAGAGATGGATGCAGCTTCCAGTGGCGAAGCAGCAAGACTTAGAGCTGCTGTTGAAACTCTAAAAGGAGACATTATTCATCTGAAAAGCGAACAC GAGAAAGAAAAAGATAGTTGGGAAACCACCTGCCATTCACTCAGAACAAAGCTGGAGATTGCTGAGAGTAACTGCATCCGTGCTGAGATTGAAGTAGCCAAATTTAGAA GTCAGCTGGAGTCAGAATTATCAGCTCAGTCTCAGGTGTTAAACGCAAAAGAGGCTGAATTGATGGCGACCAAAGAAGAG ATCAGTCGCATTCAAAGTGAATTTTCGTCTTACAAGGCTCGTGCTCACGCACTTCTTCAGCGAAAGGATGCTGAATTGGCTGCTGCTAGGGACAACGAACAACTTAAAGCACTTGAGGAAGCATTGAAG GAGGCTGAGAAAGAGGTAATGTCAGTCTCTTCTGAAAGGGATAAAGCCCTCGAAGATCTAAAGGACACTTTAGCTAATCATGAGAAGGAACTTTCAGACAG AGATGAAGCTCTTCGTGCTACAGAGCAACAGATCAGAAGCATGGAAATGAAGCTCAATTCTGCTTTTTCTGCCCACCAAAAAGAGAAGGAAGCATGGGAAATAAACCTTCAAAATGTGGAAGAAACATGGCGAT TGAAATGTGATGCATTTAAAGCGGAGAGTGCGGTTACCTCCAGTGATAATGTTCAAAAAGAACTAGAGGACCTCAAACTAAGCTGTAAAAAACTGAAG GAAGAGCTTGATTCTTTTCGTGACCTTGCTGATAAGATGATTGAGGAGAAGGACAATGAGATCTCTCGACTTCTAGATGATAATGAGAACCTTCGCCACAAACTTCAGTCCAAATTCTTT GCCGATCACAATGGCAATTCCAATGCAGGAG TGTATGACAAGCAGGATGCTCCAAATTCGACTACCTCAGCTGCTGAACAACAGATTCTA GTTTTGGCAAGGCAACAAGCGCAAAGAGAAGAAGAGCTTTCTCAGTCACAACGTCACATTCTCGCACTTCAA GAGGAGATAGAAGAGCTCGAGCGTGAAAATCGTCTCCACAACCAGCAG GTAGCTAAGTTGAAAGAAGAGCTAAGAAACATGGATAGATCACAGAAGAGGGAAGGGGTAGATATGACGTATCTTAAGAATGTCATTTTAAAACTTCTCGAGACAG GTGAAGTGGAGGCTCTGTTACCTGTGGTTGCAATGCTTCTCCAGTTCAGCCCTGAGGAG ATGCGGAAGTGCCAACAAGCATATCGCTCCTCTATAGAAGCTCAAGCCAGCCCTGCAAAAGATACTTCAGGATCTGGGACTTCACTGTTTTCTAGATTCTCATTCTCTTAA
- the LOC104098678 gene encoding protein GRIP isoform X2, producing the protein MVKQFNPSYFEAKAETMEGDINSGAADNHSEDASKTEKQFNNFNIESNHVKENGIYDGYQHTGDSHDDLVQMLVELNFQNEYLKSQIVGWQNINLYSDESGQQVRVVGHENGASDNSFDLNEKIESLERELLEEKQTRGAAEEALKHVQTLYLEADTKVQELSAKVAEVQHKMDQEIKERDERYSELDSKFNRLHKRAKQRIQEVQKEKDDLEAQFRDVNEKSERAASQLSALQQELERSRQHAQEALKAMDMERQQLRSMNNKLRDNIEELRRSLAPKEIALEASQQALLEKEQKLEEMGALLQAADEKRQASLDDLSSKHQKQREILEAQITEALAERSKATETISSLRTLIAEKESKIAEMDAASSGEAARLRAAVETLKGDIIHLKSEHEKEKDSWETTCHSLRTKLEIAESNCIRAEIEVAKFRSQLESELSAQSQVLNAKEAELMATKEEISRIQSEFSSYKARAHALLQRKDAELAAARDNEQLKALEEALKEAEKEVMSVSSERDKALEDLKDTLANHEKELSDRDEALRATEQQIRSMEMKLNSAFSAHQKEKEAWEINLQNVEETWRLKCDAFKAESAVTSSDNVQKELEDLKLSCKKLKEELDSFRDLADKMIEEKDNEISRLLDDNENLRHKLQSKFFADHNGNSNAVYDKQDAPNSTTSAAEQQILVLARQQAQREEELSQSQRHILALQEEIEELERENRLHNQQVAKLKEELRNMDRSQKREGVDMTYLKNVILKLLETGEVEALLPVVAMLLQFSPEEMRKCQQAYRSSIEAQASPAKDTSGSGTSLFSRFSFS; encoded by the exons ATGGTGAAACAATTTAATCCCTCCTACTTTGAGGCAAAAGCCGAAACAATGGAGGGAGATATTAATAGTGGGGCTGCAGATAATCACTCGGAAGATGCTAGCAAAACGGAGAAACAGTTCAATAACTTCAATATTGAGAGTAATCATGTAAAGGAGAACGGAATTTATGATGGTTATCAACATACAGGTGATAGCCATGATGATCTTGTACAAATGCTTGTTGAACTCAATTTCCAGAATGAATATCTGAAATCTCAGATTGTGGGGTGGCAAAACATCAACCTGTATTCTGATGAATCTGGCCAACAAGTGAGAGTAGTTGGGCATGAAAATGGggcaagtgataattcatttgatCTTAATGAGAAGATAGAATCCTTGGAGAGGGAACTTTTGGAGGAAAAACAAACACGAGGTGCGGCTGAGGAAGCACTAAAGCATGTTCAGACTCTATACTTAGAAGCAGACACAAAGGTCCAAGAGCTGTCTGCCAAAGTTGCTGAAG TACAACATAAGATGGATCAGGAAATAAAAGAACGTGATGAAAGGTACTCAGAGCTAGACTCAAAGTTCAACAGACTTCACAAACGAGCAAAGCAGCGCATTCAAGAGGTGCAGAAG GAAAAAGATGATCTTGAGGCCCAGTTTCGTGATGTCAATGAGAAATCCGAGCGTGCGGCTTCTCAACTGTCTGCATTGCAGCAAGAACTGGAACGCAGTCGACAACACGCTCAAGAGGCACTGAAAGCAATGGATATGGAGAGACAACAGTTACGAAGTATGAACAACAA GCTCAGAGACAACATTGAAGAGCTGCGCCGTTCTTTGGCACCAAAAGAAATTGCTCTGGAGGCATCACAGCAGGCGCTTTTAGAGAAAGAGCAG AAATTAGAAGAGATGGGAGCATTGCTGCAGGCAGCAGATGAGAAGAGGCAAGCTTCACTTGATGACCTCTCTTCAAAGCACCAGAAG CAAAGAGAGATTCTGGAAGCCCAAATTACTGAGGCATTGGCTGAAAGAAGCAAAGCAACTGAAACAATCTCATCCCTACGG ACTCTGATTGCGGAGAAGGAGTCTAAGATTGCAGAGATGGATGCAGCTTCCAGTGGCGAAGCAGCAAGACTTAGAGCTGCTGTTGAAACTCTAAAAGGAGACATTATTCATCTGAAAAGCGAACAC GAGAAAGAAAAAGATAGTTGGGAAACCACCTGCCATTCACTCAGAACAAAGCTGGAGATTGCTGAGAGTAACTGCATCCGTGCTGAGATTGAAGTAGCCAAATTTAGAA GTCAGCTGGAGTCAGAATTATCAGCTCAGTCTCAGGTGTTAAACGCAAAAGAGGCTGAATTGATGGCGACCAAAGAAGAG ATCAGTCGCATTCAAAGTGAATTTTCGTCTTACAAGGCTCGTGCTCACGCACTTCTTCAGCGAAAGGATGCTGAATTGGCTGCTGCTAGGGACAACGAACAACTTAAAGCACTTGAGGAAGCATTGAAG GAGGCTGAGAAAGAGGTAATGTCAGTCTCTTCTGAAAGGGATAAAGCCCTCGAAGATCTAAAGGACACTTTAGCTAATCATGAGAAGGAACTTTCAGACAG AGATGAAGCTCTTCGTGCTACAGAGCAACAGATCAGAAGCATGGAAATGAAGCTCAATTCTGCTTTTTCTGCCCACCAAAAAGAGAAGGAAGCATGGGAAATAAACCTTCAAAATGTGGAAGAAACATGGCGAT TGAAATGTGATGCATTTAAAGCGGAGAGTGCGGTTACCTCCAGTGATAATGTTCAAAAAGAACTAGAGGACCTCAAACTAAGCTGTAAAAAACTGAAG GAAGAGCTTGATTCTTTTCGTGACCTTGCTGATAAGATGATTGAGGAGAAGGACAATGAGATCTCTCGACTTCTAGATGATAATGAGAACCTTCGCCACAAACTTCAGTCCAAATTCTTT GCCGATCACAATGGCAATTCCAATG CAGTGTATGACAAGCAGGATGCTCCAAATTCGACTACCTCAGCTGCTGAACAACAGATTCTA GTTTTGGCAAGGCAACAAGCGCAAAGAGAAGAAGAGCTTTCTCAGTCACAACGTCACATTCTCGCACTTCAA GAGGAGATAGAAGAGCTCGAGCGTGAAAATCGTCTCCACAACCAGCAG GTAGCTAAGTTGAAAGAAGAGCTAAGAAACATGGATAGATCACAGAAGAGGGAAGGGGTAGATATGACGTATCTTAAGAATGTCATTTTAAAACTTCTCGAGACAG GTGAAGTGGAGGCTCTGTTACCTGTGGTTGCAATGCTTCTCCAGTTCAGCCCTGAGGAG ATGCGGAAGTGCCAACAAGCATATCGCTCCTCTATAGAAGCTCAAGCCAGCCCTGCAAAAGATACTTCAGGATCTGGGACTTCACTGTTTTCTAGATTCTCATTCTCTTAA
- the LOC104098679 gene encoding phosphoserine aminotransferase 2, chloroplastic-like, giving the protein MAMSAATSQSFLLNNPTTHQNHPSLKSTTHLATFSTTHFHPTTTLTSTYKSVSITCSAASSTTTTPLQTASSSTSSDRVFNFAAGPATLPENVLQKAQADLVNWRGCGMSVMEMSHRGKEFLSIIQKAESDLKTLLNIPENYAVLFLQGGATTQFAALPLNLCSPDDAVDYVVTGSWGDKAYKEAVKYCKPNVIWSGKSEKYTKIPTFDSLQQTPDAKYLHICANETIHGVEFKDYPKPSNEKTILVADMSSNFCSKPVDVSKFGVIYAGAQKNVGPSGVTIVIIRKDLIGNAQESTPVMLDYKIHAENNSLYNTPPCYGIYMCGLVFEDLLAQGGLVEVEKKNKKKAEILYNAIDSSNGFFRCPVEKSVRSLMNVPFTLAKPELEAEFVKAAAVEKMVQLKGHRSVGGMRASIYNAMPLAGVEKLIAFMKDFQAKHA; this is encoded by the coding sequence ATGGCTATGTCAGCTGCCACCTCCCAATCTTTCCTCCTCAACAACCCCACCACCCACCAGAACCACCCATCCCTCAAATCCACCACCCACCTCGCCACCTTCTCCACCACCCATTTCCACCCTACCACCACCCTCACCTCTACATACAAATCTGTATCTATAACCTGCTCAGCCGCCAGCTCAACCACAACCACCCCCCTCCAAACAGCTTCATCCTCCACCTCCTCAGATCGGGTCTTCAACTTTGCTGCGGGCCCCGCTACCCTCCCTGAAAACGTCCTCCAAAAAGCCCAAGCCGACCTCGTCAACTGGCGCGGCTGTGGCATGTCCGTCATGGAAATGAGCCACCGTGGCAAAGAATTCCTCTCCATTATTCAAAAAGCCGAATCAGATCTCAAAACCCTCCTTAATATCCCCGAAAACTACGCCGTTCTCTTTCTCCAAGGCGGCGCCACCACCCAATTCGCGGCCCTTCCCCTCAACCTCTGCTCACCGGACGACGCCGTGGATTACGTCGTCACCGGTTCGTGGGGTGACAAGGCATACAAAGAGGCAGTTAAATACTGCAAGCCTAACGTCATTTGGAGTGGCAAATCTGAAAAATACACCAAGATCCCGACTTTCGATTCTTTACAACAAACCCCAGACGCCAAGTATTTGCATATATGCGCCAATGAAACTATTCACGGAGTTGAATTCAAGGATTATCCTAAACCCAGTAATGAAAAGACCATCCTTGTTGCTGACATGTCATCCAATTTCTGCTCAAAGCCAGTTGATGTTAGCAAATTTGGTGTTATTTACGCTGGTGCCCAGAAGAATGTTGGTCCATCTGGGGTTACAATTGTTATAATAAGGAAAGATTTGATTGGAAATGCACAGGAAAGTACACCTGTGATGTTGGATTACAAGATCCATGCTGAGAACAATTCATTGTATAATACACCCCCTTGTTATGGGATTTACATGTGTGGGCTTGTATTTGAAGATCTGTTGGCACAAGGTGGATTGGTGGAAGttgagaagaagaataagaaaaagGCTGAGATTTTATACAATGCTATTGATTCAAGCAATGGGTTTTTTAGGTGTCCAGTTGAGAAATCAGTGAGGTCATTGATGAATGTGCCATTTACATTGGCTAAACCAGAATTGGAGGCTGAGTTTGTGAAGGCAGCAGCTGTTGAGAAGATGGTGCAGCTGAAAGGGCATAGGTCTGTTGGAGGAATGAGAGCTTCAATATACAATGCTATGCCTTTGGCTGGTGTTGAAAAGTTGATTGCTTTCATGAAGGATTTCCAAGCTAAGCATGCTTGA
- the LOC104098680 gene encoding G2/mitotic-specific cyclin-2-like, translated as MAISDENNPTMIKPTNVQGGAGMGTRKFGGVETRNNRRALGVINQNLVGGAHPFPCVVNKRGLSEANGRCDKNLPIPAHRPITRKFAAQIASSHQHRSEENKKAKIASEEFSIWEDIPLTDVEENEAAKDQPVPMSLELTETVPNDNKNQMEVEMEDIFEENIIDIDGDDAKNPLAVVEYVQDLFASYRKMEGCSCVSPDYMAQQFDINERMRSILIDWLIEVHHKFELREETLFLTVNLIDRFLEKQGVVRKKLQLVGLVAMLLACKYEEVSVPLVEDLVFISDKAYSRKEILEMERMMLNTLQFNMSVPTAYVFMRRYLKAAQSDRKLELLSFFLVELCLVEYAMLKFPPSFIAAAAIYTAQTTLYGVQQWSKTCEWHTSYSEDQLMECSRSIVSYHQKAATGKLTGVHRKYSTSKFGYAAKCEPAHFLVQTQQQ; from the exons atggCCATATCTGATGAGAACAATCCTACAATGATTAAACCTACAAATGTGCAAG GTGGGGCTGGAATGGGTACCAGAAAGTTTGGTGGAGTGGAAACAAGAAACAACAGAAGAGCATTGGGAGTGATTAATCAGAATTTAGTGGGTGGTGCTCATCCTTTTCCTTGTGTTGTTAACAAAAGAGGATTATCTGA AGCAAATGGAAGATGTGACAAGAATCTGCCTATTCCAGCTCATAGACCTATCACGAG GAAATTTGCAGCACAAATTGCTAGCTCTCATCAACATCGCTCCGAG GAAAACAAGAAAGCTAAAATAGCATCAGAAGAATTCAGTATATGGGAGGATATCCCTCTCACAGATGTGGAGGAAAATGAAGCAGCTAAAGATCAACCTGTTCCTATGTCTTTGGAACTAACAGAAACAGTCCCAAATGACAACAAGAATCAAATG GAAGTAGAAATGGAGGATATATTTGAGGAAAATATAATAGATATCGATGGCGATGATGCAAAGAACCCCCTTGCAGTTGTTGAATATGTACAAGATTTGTTTGCCTCCTATAGAAAAATGGAG GGTTGTAGCTGTGTTTCTCCGGACTATATGGCACAACAGTTTGACATCAACGAGAGAATGAGATCCATTCTAATCGACTGGCTCATTGAG GTACATCACAAGTTCGAGCTCAGGGAAGAGACGTTGTTCCTGACTGTTAATTTGATAGATAGATTTTTGGAGAAGCAAGGTGTTGTCAGAAAGAAGCTGCAGCTTGTTGGGTTGGTTGCCATGCTATTAGCATGCAAATATGAGGAAGTTTCTGTTCCATTGGTGGAAGATTTGGTGTTTATTTCTGACAAAGCCTATTCAAGGAAGGAGATTCTTGAAATG GAAAGAATGATGCTTAACACACTGCAGTTTAACATGTCAGTTCCAACTGCATATGTTTTTATGAGAAGATATCTTAAGGCTGCTCAATCTGATAGGAAG CTTGAGCTGCTGTCTTTCTTCTTGGTTGAGCTTTGTCTAGTGGAATATGCAATGCTCAAGTTTCCACCATCATTCATAGCTGCTGCAGCAATCTATACAGCTCAGACCACACTCTACGGTGTCCAGCAGTGGAGTAAGACATGCGAGTGGCATACTAGTTACTCGGAAGATCAACTTAT GGAGTGCTCGAGATCGATTGTGAGCTATCACCAGAAGGCAGCAACAGGAAAACTAACAGGGGTACATAGGAAGTACAGTACATCTAAATTTGGTTATGCAGCAAAGTGTGAGCCTGCCCATTTTCTTGTGCAGACACAACAACAATAG